TGAACGATTCTCTCTTCCTGTTTCTATAACTGTTTGGGTTTTCCGGCTGCACTTCACGTGGGTAAACACTCACCTGTTGTTTTGTATCCATTTAAAAAAACGTCAAATCAAAGTGATTATAACTTATAACAGTTAATCTTCGTGTTTCAGATATTAAAATTCACCTTTTTCCTGTCCGGTCCAAACTTCTCGAATTTGACCAATCCATCAATAAGAGAAAAGATGGTGTGATCTTTACCAATGCCTACATTCTTACCTGGATGTACCTGTAAATTTTGACAAGAAATCAAAAGTCTGAAACTATTGTTTTATGTTTACAAATACATAGCTAACGTGTGATACAAAGGTCTACAAAGATTAACTTAAGCTAGTTTAAACTCACTTTGATGAAAAAACGATAAGCTACTGCTAGTAACAAATGAGCAGTATAGTAACACGTCTCATATCAGTTTTACTACATTAAAGCTCGAAGCAAATCGAGATGACTCGCACAGGCACAGAACGTGCAAATTAATGACATAAAAAATCTTGATTACCGACCACCAAGGCGCCAAATGACGTATGATTTGCTTAATTCCCCATTTCTAAACATCTAATACAGTGCACCAAATTCAAGTTGCCAGAAGGCCCATAACTAAACACTTCAGAACACATACTGTAATGTGCAACTAGATCCAATTATCCAAACAGTCAATTGAACCAACTATGATAGGCTTATAGCCACATAACTTGTTTATAATTCAGTGTTTGATGTAACTTGTAAGAAATTACAAAATATTATCATAGTCACATATGGAAACCTGATTCAGTTTAACATAAGCCAGACTAATCATAGTTGTTTATGGCGAATAGagacaaatagcgataaggtacctatatgctacataacgaatagcgataaatagcaggcactatttataaaaaaaattatatgtatattatatcaaaataccctggtatatacgctattttacatgtatatttaacaaaaacctaaaatccagctattttgtAGCCATATTTAATAGCTAtttcatatttaaaaaaaataaaaaaataaactgaaATCCCGCTATTATGGCTACATACCCTGTAGCGACTCCGCCCTATACGCTACGCTATTCTCTATGGCgaccgctattgacaactatgagaCTAATTCAATCAAATGACAAATTAACCACATAGTTATGAACGAAAATGAGAAATTTAATAAAACTAAGTTTTACACACTGAAATTCCACATTTGTTCCAATAATTCTAATGAAAGTGCAAACTTTATTCAGCAGTTCTGTGCTTTTTTACAGATGTATAATGAATCTAGGGCTTAATTCTAAACTAATTTCACACAATTGCAAAGTAATTTAAGTAATCAAAGCTGAAATACCTTGGTTCCTCGTTGTCGAATGATGATAGCACCAGGCTTGGCAACCTGGTCACCGTAAATCTTAACACCGAGCCTCTGACCTCGTGAATCACGACCGTTCTTGGTACTTCCAGCTCCTTTTTTGTGCGCATTCTGTATCGTTAACGGGGTTTTCACCGGCAGTAAGAATGAAACCTTACGGGCCGTAGGAACAGATCCAAATTCTCCTTTtaagaaagaagatgatgagCTTGAACCAAACGAGAGGCCTTTGAAAGCCCCAATCAAATTGAAACTAACAGCTGTCGCCATAATTCTGCAAAACAAATGTTGTTTTAAGATGCAATTACTGGTAGAGCAagttagggttagggttagggtttggtgTTCTTACTGGGCGAAAATGAAGAATGTTTGTCTTCAATGGAGGAGGAGTGGGGAAGATGAAGCTGTTGCTACAAGTAGTGTGAAGGTTATGTTGTATCTTATCCTTTATGTATGTGCGTTCATCAACATCAACGTATTTTCGTGGATAAATTCCCTGATCTTGCCACGTTTGctgtgtaagattaaatatattacgtattaatatttaatctatagccatcataatcatttacattatagagatcaaaatatattagaacctattatttaattagttggtaattgttgatggaccatattacccttagtaactaattaggtttcctcctgggtgcttatataaggagagttatgtggaggtttaagggttactcagtttcacaattcacagaccccataagccataacatcatcacgaaacctcctctccataaccgataccccTTTTCGGttctctaagtccccatcatcagt
Above is a window of Helianthus annuus cultivar XRQ/B chromosome 14, HanXRQr2.0-SUNRISE, whole genome shotgun sequence DNA encoding:
- the LOC110904095 gene encoding 50S ribosomal protein L27, chloroplastic → MATAVSFNLIGAFKGLSFGSSSSSSFLKGEFGSVPTARKVSFLLPVKTPLTIQNAHKKGAGSTKNGRDSRGQRLGVKIYGDQVAKPGAIIIRQRGTKVHPGKNVGIGKDHTIFSLIDGLVKFEKFGPDRKKVSVYPREVQPENPNSYRNRKRESFRLQRERRKARKELREGGVAEPLLVLASATDVTETAVENPDC